GTTGCGGCCGACCCCATAATCGAGAGCGACGGAGTCCTGCACGTCGTAGCGCAGGGTCGGAACTCCGATACCCAGGTCGTGTCGCACGTCACGAGTTCCGGGAACTGCGCGCACCGCGGTCAGCACCTGTTCAGCGGCGCGGGACAGCGCAGGCAGGTCCTGGCCGCGCAGCCGCACCTCGATCGGAGCACGCACCGGGGGCCCCTGCTCCAGGGGTCGCGCCACGAGTTCCAGTTCAGGAAGCTCTTGCTGCACGTACTGTCTCAAAGCGGTGGCGACCGTTTCCACATCCGCGTTGTCACGGGTCGTGACCAGCAACTGCGCCAGGTGCGGACTGGAGGGGCGATCCAAGACGTTGTAGTAGAACTTCGGCGTCGCGCGCCCCACGAAGGCAGAGACGGAGTGAACACGAGCATCGTCCGCCAGCCAGCGTTCGACTCGACGCGCGCGTGCGTCGATGGCGTCGATGTGTGCGCCCTCGGGCAGCTCCAGACTCACGATCAGCTGGTTGCGATCTGCGCTGGGGAAAAAGCGTTGCTCGACCCGTGTCGCCAAGGCGCCGGAGGCAACGACCGCCACGAGAGCGGCGACCAGGATGCTCGCCTTTCGCCTCAGCACCAGATCTCCGAGCCGCGCCCCCAAGCGCTCCATCCAGCCTTCGCTTTGTTTGCCGGGGCGCAGCAGCCAGCCGCCGAGCACTGGCGTCACGGTGATGGCGAACACGTAGCTCACAGCGAGAGTGAGCATCACGATGATGGGAATGCTGCGCGTGAACTCCGCCGTGGGACCCTCGGACAGCAGCATCGGCACGAAGGCGGCCAGAGTCGTCCCGGTCGCAGAGCCGAGCGGCAAAGCAAGCTCACGCACCGTAGCGAGGGCAGCCGCCCCTCGTGCCATGCCACCATCTACACGACGTTGAATCCCTTCCGCGACGACGATGGCGTTGTCTACCAACATGCCCAGGGCGAGGACCAACGCCGCAATGGAAATCTGGTGTAGCACCCCACCCGCCATGGCGTAGATCCCCAGGGATGCGGCGGCTACGAGGGGCACCACGGAGCTGACCAGCAATCCCAGTCGCAACCCCATGGCCACGACCAGCACGAGCGCCACGATGCCCACGCCCAACAAGAGAGACTGTCCGAGGCTCGACAGCCGCTGCTCCACGCGTGCGGGTTGAAAGGTGAGCTCGTGCACTTGCAGTGGCGCCAGCTCACTGCGACTGGCGTCCACGGCGTTGCGCACGTGCTTGCCAAACTCGACGGCGTCGATCTTGTTGCGCGCGACCACGCCGAGGATCACCGCCGGGTCACCCTGGTAGCGCACGCGCTCCGTCACGGGAGTGCCTTGCATGCGGCGCACCGAGGCCAGCTTGGAAAGCTCCGTCGTTTCTCCGCCCGGTAGACGCACGGGCAAACGACGGACGTCCTCGACGGAGTCGAGCTCGGAAGCGGGTCGCAGCGTGGTCACGCGCTCTCCCGCGCGCACGGAGCCCCCGGGAATACCGGTGTTGTTGGCGGAAATTGCACGAGCAACGTCCTGGGGACCAATGCCAAAGCGCTGCTGTGCGGAGTCTTCCAGCTCGATGCGAACCTCTTCGCGCGGCGCGCCGGCGGTCTCCACACGCACGACGTCGCCGAGGGAAAGCAGCTTCTTCTCGAGCTTTTCCGCGGCGTCCGTCAGCACCAGGGGATCCTGATTTCCCGTCACTGCCAGCAGGATGCTCTGGTTGTCGATCAGATCTCGATTCAGCTGCAGCGGCCCGACGCCGGCGGGAAGTTCGCTCTGAGCTTTGCGCAAGCGGGTCTCCACTTCGTCCCACGCGGCATCGTGATCGCTGACGTCGTCGCGCAACTCCAGACTGACCACGGCAATCCCTTGACGAATGGTGGCCGCAACGTGTTTGAGCTCCTGAACTTCCGCCAGCTCTTCCTCCAGCCGCGTGACCACCAGCCGCTCCACTTTCTGGGCGTCAGCGCCGGGGTAGCTCGCGATCACCATGGCCCAGGTGGGCGGCATAGTCGGATCCTCCTGTCGCGGCATGGTGCCGTACGCCAGAGCGCCGACCAGCGCCAAAAGCGTGGCCACGGTCAGCACGACGCGACGTTGCACGAGCAACTTCGAGATCACGGCGCCACCTGCACCCTGTCGCCGTCGAGCAGAAAGGCGTGACCCGCGACGACGACGCGGTCACCGACCTGCAGATTACCCTCGACGGTCACGCTGTCTCCCCGCAGATCCCGCAGCGTCAGCGGCACCACCTGCACACGGTCCGCCGAGACACGCAGCACTGTCGGCGAGCTGCCCGAAGGGTCACGAATCGCCGCCACCGGCAGCGACAAGGCGTGGGAAGGCCGCAGCCCCAGCACGACTTCCGCGGTCATCCCTGCGCGCAGGCCCGGGGCGTCGTCCAGCTCGACGATGACGGGGAACAGACGACCGCTGCCCGACGCGGCGCGCCCGATGTGACGCACCGTTGCTTCCAAGCCGCGCTTGCCGACCAAGGGCAGATCGACGCGCACGGTCGCGGCTGGTTCCAGCTGGGCCAGGGTTTGTTCGGGAACCTGGAGTTCGACCTCGAGGCGATCGTCGCCGCTGAGCTCTACGATTGGAGTACCCGGCGACACCGTTTCTCCTCGCTCACGGTGCACCGCAGCGACGACTCCGGCGAAGGGAGCTCGGAGCACCGTCTCCCCAAGACGGCGGCGGGCGTCGCGCGAACGGACTTCCATCGAGCGGCTCGACGCCTTCAGCACGTTCAACTGCGAGGTCGCAACCTCGCTTTCCTGCGTCGAGATGGCTCCTTGCTTCCAAAGCTGTACGGCGCGCGCGCGGTCTCGCGTTTGCTGCTCGAGGCGTGCTTGGGTTTGGTCGAGATCGGCGCGCGCGGCAGAGGCGGCGTTCGCCAACTCTCGCGCATCGAGACGCGCGAGCACTTGCCCTGCCTTCACCGTGTCTCCAATGTGCACGGGTCTCGCCGCGACGCGGCCGCCGAGTTGAAACGCGAGGACCGCGCGCTGTGCCGCGCGCAATGTGCCCGCATACCTTGCACCCCCAGGTGCATCCGCCGCCACGACCTCGGCGACCCGCACCTTGCGCGACGACCGGTCGGGCGGTGGCTCGGGTCCGTCCTCCGTTGCTAGCCGCGGTCCGGCCAGGGCGGCTGAGGCGCCGAGGAGAGCAAGCCCGCCCCAAGTGAGTGCACGCCGAATTCGCGTCTTCTTCGCTGTTTTTGCGCCGATTGGCGCTGCTTCGGTGTTTGCCATGAACTTAGTGTTGACTCTAACTTTTAGTTTATTGGTGTCAACACTAAAAATATAGCAGCGGATACTTTCTTGATGATCGTGTGCAGCGGCGTGGCGGAAAGGGGCGGCTGGTGCTGGCAGCGGCAAGCGGGCTGCTTGGCATCACGAGGCCCGTGCACGGCGAGCACGGAGGGCGAGCACTGCGGGGCGAGCACGGCGCGGGCGACGTCGGTGGGCGCCTC
The nucleotide sequence above comes from Polyangiaceae bacterium. Encoded proteins:
- a CDS encoding efflux RND transporter permease subunit; this translates as MISKLLVQRRVVLTVATLLALVGALAYGTMPRQEDPTMPPTWAMVIASYPGADAQKVERLVVTRLEEELAEVQELKHVAATIRQGIAVVSLELRDDVSDHDAAWDEVETRLRKAQSELPAGVGPLQLNRDLIDNQSILLAVTGNQDPLVLTDAAEKLEKKLLSLGDVVRVETAGAPREEVRIELEDSAQQRFGIGPQDVARAISANNTGIPGGSVRAGERVTTLRPASELDSVEDVRRLPVRLPGGETTELSKLASVRRMQGTPVTERVRYQGDPAVILGVVARNKIDAVEFGKHVRNAVDASRSELAPLQVHELTFQPARVEQRLSSLGQSLLLGVGIVALVLVVAMGLRLGLLVSSVVPLVAAASLGIYAMAGGVLHQISIAALVLALGMLVDNAIVVAEGIQRRVDGGMARGAAALATVRELALPLGSATGTTLAAFVPMLLSEGPTAEFTRSIPIIVMLTLAVSYVFAITVTPVLGGWLLRPGKQSEGWMERLGARLGDLVLRRKASILVAALVAVVASGALATRVEQRFFPSADRNQLIVSLELPEGAHIDAIDARARRVERWLADDARVHSVSAFVGRATPKFYYNVLDRPSSPHLAQLLVTTRDNADVETVATALRQYVQQELPELELVARPLEQGPPVRAPIEVRLRGQDLPALSRAAEQVLTAVRAVPGTRDVRHDLGIGVPTLRYDVQDSVALDYGVGRNDVARALLASTHGIDVGQLRSGEDLIPIVVRDPRGETMPAERVATLGVATPAGASLPVAQLAASKVQWQPAMIQRRDRQRLVRVEAELMPDVPFSRVLAQVEQRLAQSSLPAGVRVEMAGAKEGSGQANGAMLRTLPIGMLLLVFILLVEFNSFRRLGIVLVTIPLAATGVIPGLVFAGQPFGFMSLLGVFALIGIVVNNAIVLIDVTDGLRREGMALEAALREGIRRRTRPILLTTTTTVAGLLPLALSSTSLWPPLAWSMISGLAASTALTLLVAPALYALLLRREAGEAPAVPTAMSTPAQAAV
- a CDS encoding efflux RND transporter periplasmic adaptor subunit; its protein translation is MANTEAAPIGAKTAKKTRIRRALTWGGLALLGASAALAGPRLATEDGPEPPPDRSSRKVRVAEVVAADAPGGARYAGTLRAAQRAVLAFQLGGRVAARPVHIGDTVKAGQVLARLDARELANAASAARADLDQTQARLEQQTRDRARAVQLWKQGAISTQESEVATSQLNVLKASSRSMEVRSRDARRRLGETVLRAPFAGVVAAVHRERGETVSPGTPIVELSGDDRLEVELQVPEQTLAQLEPAATVRVDLPLVGKRGLEATVRHIGRAASGSGRLFPVIVELDDAPGLRAGMTAEVVLGLRPSHALSLPVAAIRDPSGSSPTVLRVSADRVQVVPLTLRDLRGDSVTVEGNLQVGDRVVVAGHAFLLDGDRVQVAP